The sequence below is a genomic window from Acidobacteriota bacterium.
TGCGCGGCAACACACCAAGTGGTGCTGGGAGGTTCATCACGCGGCCGAAATACCCAGGGCGATGGCGCGAGCATTCAAGATCGCGCAGACCCCGCCGACCGGCCCGGTGTTTCTGTCGCTCCCGGTGAACGTTATGGAAGAGCGCGCCGAGATCGAATTGCCGCCGGTCACCCGAATCGGCTCGCGCATCCGAGGCGACCTGTCGAAGATCAAAGAAGCGGCGGCGGTGCTCTCGAACGCCACAAACCCCGTGATCATTTCCGGCGACGGCTGTGCCCGGTCAGGCGGGCTGGCGGAACTTGCCAGGCTTGCGGAGATGATTGCCGCGCGAGTTCACGCTGAGCCGTTGAACTCGCTGCTAGTCTTTCCAACCGGCCACCCGCTGTATGCCGGGCCGCTGTTCCCGAATGCGAAACAAACCCGAGCTTTGCTTGAAGGCGTCGACGTGATTTTGGCGATAGGCGTCAACAATCTCGCGCCTCTCGTCTACACGGGAACTCAGATGATTCCCGAGGGCGTGCGAATGATTCAGATCGATGCCGGCGATCACGAGCTTGGCAAGACCTACCCGGCGGAGGTTGCGATACTGGCCGACCCGAGATCGGCGATCGAAGAGTTGATCGAAGCGCTGGTTCCGTTCACGACCAGCCCTGCCGCGGAAATGATCTCACGCCGTCGCGAGATGATAACCGCGCACATTGCCCAAGCTCGGGCTAAGTTCGTTGAGCACGCTTCGGCGCCCTCAGGAGACGGACCGATGTCGCCTGCTTATGTGGCTCGCGAGATGCGCCAGGCTGCCGCGCAAGATGCAGTACTGGTCGACGAATCCGTAACGTCAACGGCATTCGTCAGGACGATCTTCCAATTGAACGAGCCGAACTCATTCTTCTACGCGAAGGGCGGCTCGCTCGGGTTGGGCTTGCCCGAAGCGGTCGGCGTAAAGCTGGCGATGCCCGGCCGGCAAGTCATATGCGCCGTCGGGGATGGAACGGCGCTTTACACGATTCAAGGGTTGTGGACCGCGGCCCGATATGGGCTTGCGGTCACGTTCGTGGTGTTCAACAACGCGAGCTACATGATTTTGAAAGGCGGGCTCGTTGCGATGAAAGGCGAGTCGGCTGAGCGAGGAGTCTTCGTCGGAATGGATATAACTGAACCTGAGATTGATTTCGTGAAGCTGGCGGAATCGATGGGCCTCGCGGCGCGGCGTGTCTCGAAGGCTGCGGAGCTTCGGCCGGCATTGGATTGGGCGCTTAGTGAAGGTGGTCCAACGTTGATTGATGTCGCGATAGCTCGAGATGTGCGCAGCGTGTTGCGCTGAGCATGGTGTCCAGACAACAAAACAGAAGTTCAGGTTGGGAACGGTGGCTTGCCCCCGCTCTTCTTGATGTGATCAGGATATCCAGGGTTGGACCACCAAGAGCGGGGGCAAGCCACCCTTCCAGACCCGTGATCCTGAGTCTCATGTCTTTACTTGGCGATTCTCTTTGCGGCGCGAAGACCGGCATGAAAGTATTCGGCCTTCCCAGAAGTTCTTCTCGGCGAAGCGGCCCCGTTGGTCCGGTAGGTCGGCTCACGCGGCCCGCTGGATCACCATCACCGTCAAGTCATCTCCCTTGGGTTGGCCCGCGCGGAATGATCGCGCATCGTCAAGACATGCCAGGGTCAGGGCTTGCGGCGCGAACGAGTGTTTGGCGCCGACCATTGTGGTCAACCGCTCCATCCCATATTCCGTGTCCAACGGATCGCTCGACTCGGTCAGCCCGTCGGTGTAAAGCAACAAGCTGTCACCCGGCTCCAATTGCAGCTCGCGGGCCGAGTACTGCTCACGGCAGAAGATTCCGATGGGAAGGCCCGTCGCCTCGATGCTCGTGACTTCACCCTTACGAATCAACAGCGGTGGACAATGACCCGCGTTGCATAGCTCGATCGCGCCCGACCGCCGCGCCCTCCCGCACACCAGCGTCGCGTAGTATGCCGGCATAGTCGCATCAGCAAAAACGTGGTTCGCTCGTTCAACCAATTGATCGACCGGCAAGTCGAGCGTTATCAGGCTGCGAAAGATAGCGTGAAGGTGGGCCATCAGCATCGACGCGGCTATGCCTTTCCCTGATACGTCGCCCAGGAGAAAGAACAGATCTCCGCTTTCGTTGGTAACCAGATCGCAGTAGTCGCCGCTCACCGGACCCGCCGCCTCGTAGTGGTAATAGGCTCGCCAGCCGTCCACGCTCAGGTCCTGAGTCGGAAGCAGCGAGTACTGCACCAGCGAGACGTTATCCAGATCGTTCTGGAGCGCGCGCTGTTCCTTGGCGTTCAAGCAATCGAGACAAAAGCGCGCGATGGGATCTTTGATCGCATCATCCTCGATCTCCTCATTACACGCTTCGCATATCCCGGCTGACCCGGCCTCCATTCTGTGCAGCGCTGAATCTACTTCTGAAAGGAGCGGGACAAGGTGAGAGCTGTCATCAAACTCAACGATGGCGGTTTCGAGCCTCTTGCGCCAATCGAGCAAATCCGAGCGAAGGTCTATTTGAGTAGACATTATTCTTTACTCCCTTCGAGGCAGTCGTTCTTCTGAGCTCAATCTCATTCGGGCGGCCCTTAATCTCGGCTGAATTTCCTCGGCTGAATTTCTTGAAGTCCGCTGTGTCGATTAAAACGAAAAAACGCGCTTAGCTGTTCCGCCCTAGGCACGATAAAGTCAAAGAATTTAGCGGTCGCGCAACCGCTGTGGGCGGCACAATTCCGGCTTCGCTAGAATGCTACGTCAGGGCTGAAATTGAGTCTATCCGCACCTTGCGCTCAAACCCGTGAGCCAGCCGTTTGCCGCGCGCTATTCCTCGACCAGACGCCTGGGGTCCTTCTTGTGTTTCGCGCGGCGGTCCTCGCGGGATTTCTTGTCTTCAAACTTTTTCGACGGCAAGATAGGCGCGCGCGGACGCGGCCGAAACTTGTCCTTTTCGATCGTTATCTTGTCCGTTTTCTTCTTTGGCACCGAGTCACATTATACGTCTCCGAAACACAATCAGGAATGCGGCGCGGTCCATATGGACTGCGGCGGCCCACCTCGACTCCTGAGTCGGCGAGCTTCCGCGTCTCTCTCCCTCCTGCTATGCTCTAGCACTATGAAACGCAATGCCACTCAACGTACGTTGATACTCGCGACGCTTGCGCTGATCGTCGCCGGGCTCGCGATCCCCGGTGTGGCCGCCGGCAACGACAAGCTCGCGAACATACCAAGGTCTGAGTATCGCGCTCGCCGTCAGAAGCTGCTCGAGCAAATCAAAGATGGCATCGTTGTTATGACAGGCGCACGCGAAGAAGATCTCGGCGAGGTCGGACGCTTCCGCCAGCGCAACGATTTTATGTACTTGACTGGCGTTCAGACTCCCGCGGCATATTTGATCTTCGTTCCCGCTGGCGTGATTCCGGGCAAGCCGCAACACGAGACGGTCTTTATTCCAGCGCGTGATATCAGACACGAACAGTGGACGGGCGTTCAACTCGGTCCGGGCCAGGACGCCGAACGTCTGTTCGGTCTCGAAGAAGTTGCGGCCTCAACTGCATTCAAAGAGCGGCTGAATCAGTTGCTCGCCGTGCCCGCCTCGGAAGGCAAGCCCTCGCCCAAGGTCTATACCGTGATTCCAGCCGGGCCGGGTTCGGATATCAGCCGCGAGAGCCGCTTTGTCGAGATGCTCCGCCAGACTTATCCGAAGAACGAAGTTACGGACGTGGCGAGGATCATCGCCGAGATGCGCAAGGTCAAATCGCCTTCCGAAGTCGAGCTGCTCCAGAAGGCTGTCGATGTTTCGATCGAAGGCCATCGTGAGCTGTTCCGCGTCATCAAGCCGGGGGCTTACGAATACGAAGCGCAGGCGGCCCTGGAGGCCGAGTGGACGCGGCGGGGCTCTGAACGACCGGGCTATCCCTCGATCGTCGGTTCCGGCATCAACGGCACGATCCTTCACTACAACGAGAACCGAAAGCGCATCGAGAACGGCGAGTTGGTCGTTGTTGACGCGGCGGCCGAGTACAGCTACTACACGGCGGACATCACCCGCACGTTTCCGGCTTCGGGTAAGTTCACACCGCGACAGCGCGAGGTATATCAACTGGTGCTCGACGCGCAGCGGGCAGCCGAAAAGGCGTTTGTGCCGGGCAAATCGAGCCTGGCCGATCTTCAACGCGCAGCGCGGGACGTGATGAAGTCCAGCCCCCTGCGCGACAAGCAGGGCAACACGCTCGACAAGTATTTCATTCACGGCCTTGGTCACTGGATCGGCATGGACGTGCACGACGTTGGGAGCTACGGTGTGTTGCCGGTCGGCTCGGTCTTCACTATCGAGCCCGGGATTTATCTCCCTGAGGAAGCCTTCGGAGTCAGGATTGAAGACGACTACTTGGTAACCGAGAAGGGGCTGGTGAAAATGAGCGCGAAGCTGCCGTCGGAGCCTGATGAGATCGAGCGACTGATGTCGTCGCGCGCGCGAGCGACCTCGCCGCGATAGGCTCGTGAACCGATATCCACTTTTATTATTGACCTCCGACTTTCATCTCATTAAGATTTCCGCAGTCGAAAGGCTCTCAAAGCCCCGCCAGTTAAGCCCCGGCTAAAAATCCAATGCAAGCTGTTCCGTCGCGAATCAGTTTGCCAGTGAGATCACATGGAAATCAAAGGCAGCATTCTCGAATCTCGTCTGCACTTCGTAAGAGACCGGTTCGGTCCAAAAGCGGTAGAGGACGTTTTATCCGCATTGCCCGCTTCGGACCAGGCCACGCTTCGAAAGCCGCTCAACTCCGCCGGCTGGTATCATTTTCAAACCGGCCAACACCTGGACGATGCCATCGTGCAAGTGATAGGGAGGGGCGACGCGCGGCTGTTTGAAGACATGGGTGCGGCATCGGCTCAGCAGAACCTGAGCGGCATACAGAAGTTCTACCTCGACCCCGGCAATCCGCAAGGCTTCATGCTGCGGGCGCCTTTGATCTACCACGTGTACTACGATAAGGGCTGGCGCGACTACAAACCCACCGGGCCGGCCACAGGCGTGATGACTACCTACGAAGCGGAAACCTACTCAGCGGCTGATTGCATGACCGTAATGGGCTGGTACAAGCAAGCTTTGAAGATGTGTGGCGCGAAGGACGTCGACATTGTGGAGGAAACCTGTCGAGCCAGGGGCGGAGAGTACTGCCGGTATTTGGTGAGCTGGCGATAGAAGCCAACCAATCTCACACGGATGACCCTCAATATGAGCGTCATCCGTGTTCCATTGCTACCCAACCGAAACGCCGGGTTCTTCCATGAACAGATACTTGCGCCACTCCCATCGCGACTCGGCAGCGTGGCGCATCGAAGCTCGCTCGATGCCGTAGGTCAAAGCAGCCGGATTTGCCAGCAGTGGCATCCGTGCTTCCTCGGGAGTGCGGTTGCCCTTGCGCTGGTTGCAAGCGAAGCAAGCGGCGCACAGATTGTCAGCCACGGTTCGTCCGCCGCGCGAACGCGGCAGAATGTGGTCGATCGTCAGGTCGAAAGGACCGCCCTTCATTCCGCAATATTGGCAGCGGTACCGGTCGCGCGCGAGAATTCGCGAGCGTTTGGTGCTCGAGCGTCCCTGTCGTCCTCTCACGTCCACATACGCGATCAGTCGAATGACGCTCGGCGCAGGAAAGACGAAGTGCTGCGAGCGAAGCACACGGTCGCCGTCCAGCTCGACCACCTCAGCCGAGCCTTTCCAGACCAGGCGGACTGCGCGAGGAGTGTTGACGATGCCCAGCGCCTCGTAAGAGGCGTTTAGCAGCAGAACTCTTCGTGTTAGCAACATAATCACTTCCGCTCAGGGTTCAGGGTTCCGAGTTCAGGGTTCAGAGTTCAGGGTGGGTTGAACCACCACCAATCATCAACCCTGAACTCGGGACCCTGAACTCGGAACCCTGAACCCTGAACCATTACATCGTGGAGCCGGCGACCAGATTCGAACTGATGTCTACTGCTTACGAGACAGTCGCTCTTCCCATTGAGCTACGCCGGCAAATCTGACCGACGACCGGAGACAACAGACCGTCGTCGGTCTT
It includes:
- a CDS encoding thiamine pyrophosphate-binding protein, translating into MPEMTGAQAMFEFMVREGVRYVFGNPGTTELPLMDLFAARDEIKYILALHEDSALGIAAGYAEATGKPAVVNLHTNPGLAHALGNLYNVYRAGTPLIVTAGQQDTRSMIDEPLLYADMLELARQHTKWCWEVHHAAEIPRAMARAFKIAQTPPTGPVFLSLPVNVMEERAEIELPPVTRIGSRIRGDLSKIKEAAAVLSNATNPVIISGDGCARSGGLAELARLAEMIAARVHAEPLNSLLVFPTGHPLYAGPLFPNAKQTRALLEGVDVILAIGVNNLAPLVYTGTQMIPEGVRMIQIDAGDHELGKTYPAEVAILADPRSAIEELIEALVPFTTSPAAEMISRRREMITAHIAQARAKFVEHASAPSGDGPMSPAYVAREMRQAAAQDAVLVDESVTSTAFVRTIFQLNEPNSFFYAKGGSLGLGLPEAVGVKLAMPGRQVICAVGDGTALYTIQGLWTAARYGLAVTFVVFNNASYMILKGGLVAMKGESAERGVFVGMDITEPEIDFVKLAESMGLAARRVSKAAELRPALDWALSEGGPTLIDVAIARDVRSVLR
- a CDS encoding SpoIIE family protein phosphatase — protein: MSTQIDLRSDLLDWRKRLETAIVEFDDSSHLVPLLSEVDSALHRMEAGSAGICEACNEEIEDDAIKDPIARFCLDCLNAKEQRALQNDLDNVSLVQYSLLPTQDLSVDGWRAYYHYEAAGPVSGDYCDLVTNESGDLFFLLGDVSGKGIAASMLMAHLHAIFRSLITLDLPVDQLVERANHVFADATMPAYYATLVCGRARRSGAIELCNAGHCPPLLIRKGEVTSIEATGLPIGIFCREQYSARELQLEPGDSLLLYTDGLTESSDPLDTEYGMERLTTMVGAKHSFAPQALTLACLDDARSFRAGQPKGDDLTVMVIQRAA
- a CDS encoding Xaa-Pro peptidase family protein — encoded protein: MKRNATQRTLILATLALIVAGLAIPGVAAGNDKLANIPRSEYRARRQKLLEQIKDGIVVMTGAREEDLGEVGRFRQRNDFMYLTGVQTPAAYLIFVPAGVIPGKPQHETVFIPARDIRHEQWTGVQLGPGQDAERLFGLEEVAASTAFKERLNQLLAVPASEGKPSPKVYTVIPAGPGSDISRESRFVEMLRQTYPKNEVTDVARIIAEMRKVKSPSEVELLQKAVDVSIEGHRELFRVIKPGAYEYEAQAALEAEWTRRGSERPGYPSIVGSGINGTILHYNENRKRIENGELVVVDAAAEYSYYTADITRTFPASGKFTPRQREVYQLVLDAQRAAEKAFVPGKSSLADLQRAARDVMKSSPLRDKQGNTLDKYFIHGLGHWIGMDVHDVGSYGVLPVGSVFTIEPGIYLPEEAFGVRIEDDYLVTEKGLVKMSAKLPSEPDEIERLMSSRARATSPR
- a CDS encoding TIGR02265 family protein — encoded protein: MEIKGSILESRLHFVRDRFGPKAVEDVLSALPASDQATLRKPLNSAGWYHFQTGQHLDDAIVQVIGRGDARLFEDMGAASAQQNLSGIQKFYLDPGNPQGFMLRAPLIYHVYYDKGWRDYKPTGPATGVMTTYEAETYSAADCMTVMGWYKQALKMCGAKDVDIVEETCRARGGEYCRYLVSWR
- a CDS encoding HNH endonuclease gives rise to the protein MLLTRRVLLLNASYEALGIVNTPRAVRLVWKGSAEVVELDGDRVLRSQHFVFPAPSVIRLIAYVDVRGRQGRSSTKRSRILARDRYRCQYCGMKGGPFDLTIDHILPRSRGGRTVADNLCAACFACNQRKGNRTPEEARMPLLANPAALTYGIERASMRHAAESRWEWRKYLFMEEPGVSVG